The following are encoded in a window of Chryseobacterium sp. genomic DNA:
- a CDS encoding branched-chain amino acid aminotransferase, whose protein sequence is MIIQKTENSRISSFDPENYSFGDHFTDHMIICEYENGAWGEAKLMPYGPLPFSPSNMAFNYGQACFEGMKAYKDSNDEVYLFRVNKNFERINKSAKRLAMPEIPEEVFVGGLKALMDIDRAWIPTGEGKSLYIRPLIFATEEGLKARVSNKYMFAIVAAPATSYYSAPVSVKISDYYSRAASGGVGFAKAAGNYAASFYPTQLANEEGYEQIIWTDDSTHEYFEESGTMNVFVRIGDTIYTPPTSEKILDGVTRDSFITLAKHKGIDVRVEPIAVKDVLAAHKDGTLKEIWGVGTAVVTTAFKSFGYQGRNFELPVLSEQESYALSLKKALVDIQTNAAEDPFGWREKVEKDVLQTV, encoded by the coding sequence ATGATAATCCAAAAAACCGAAAATTCAAGGATTTCTTCCTTTGATCCAGAAAATTACTCATTCGGAGACCACTTCACGGATCATATGATTATATGTGAATATGAAAATGGTGCCTGGGGTGAGGCGAAGCTCATGCCTTACGGTCCGCTGCCTTTTTCACCTTCCAATATGGCGTTTAATTACGGTCAGGCCTGTTTTGAGGGTATGAAAGCATATAAAGACAGTAATGACGAAGTTTATCTTTTCCGTGTAAATAAAAATTTTGAAAGGATTAACAAGTCAGCCAAGCGTCTGGCGATGCCCGAGATTCCTGAGGAGGTTTTTGTTGGTGGTCTGAAAGCACTTATGGACATAGACAGAGCTTGGATTCCTACCGGAGAAGGTAAATCACTGTACATCCGTCCGCTGATCTTCGCTACCGAAGAAGGATTGAAAGCAAGGGTTTCCAACAAATATATGTTCGCAATTGTGGCTGCACCGGCTACCAGCTATTACAGCGCACCGGTGTCGGTGAAGATTTCGGATTATTATTCACGTGCTGCCAGTGGCGGAGTTGGATTTGCCAAAGCGGCCGGTAACTATGCGGCATCTTTCTATCCTACCCAGCTGGCTAATGAGGAAGGTTATGAGCAGATTATCTGGACCGATGACAGTACGCATGAGTATTTTGAAGAAAGTGGCACCATGAATGTTTTTGTTAGGATTGGTGATACCATCTATACACCTCCAACATCTGAAAAAATCCTGGATGGGGTTACAAGAGACAGTTTCATTACTCTGGCTAAGCATAAAGGAATTGACGTTAGGGTAGAGCCAATCGCTGTGAAAGATGTTCTGGCGGCTCACAAAGACGGAACGCTTAAGGAAATCTGGGGAGTAGGTACTGCTGTCGTAACGACTGCATTCAAATCCTTCGGTTATCAGGGCCGGAATTTTGAACTTCCTGTACTTTCAGAACAAGAGAGTTATGCTCTTTCTCTTAAGAAAGCCCTTGTTGATATTCAGACCAATGCGGCCGAAGATCCGTTTGGCTGGAGAGAGAAGGTTGAAAAAGACGTTCTTCAGACAGTATAA
- a CDS encoding peptidylprolyl isomerase, translated as MNVDKQTYEGLNDGLYAHLQTTKGNMIVKLEDEKSPVTVANFVGLAEGSIPNKSKGKGVPFYDGTIFHRVISDFMIQGGDPQGTGMGDPGYKFADEKNDLKHDVKGVLSMANSGPNTNGSQFFITQVPTPWLDGKHTIFGKVVNGVEVIDTIAAVEKGPQDKPKTDVVLEKVSIFSKGDSYKNYDAAKLFETGKDKIQENNKVYLSKMEEEKAKKEAEFKANQQRLVDEMAAGMQKTASGLYYKITKTAAGKEPKAGDMVAVHYAGRLVDGTEFDSSYKRNQPLEFPVGTGRVIKGWDEGILMLKEGETATLLIPSELAYGPNGAGGVIPPNAWLVFDVELVKIK; from the coding sequence ATGAATGTAGACAAACAAACGTACGAAGGTTTGAATGACGGGCTTTATGCGCACCTTCAAACCACAAAAGGGAACATGATTGTAAAACTGGAGGATGAAAAATCGCCTGTAACAGTTGCTAATTTTGTTGGCCTTGCAGAAGGTAGCATTCCCAACAAGTCCAAAGGAAAAGGGGTACCTTTCTACGACGGTACCATTTTTCACCGCGTAATTTCAGATTTTATGATCCAGGGCGGAGATCCGCAGGGAACAGGAATGGGCGACCCCGGCTATAAGTTTGCTGATGAGAAGAACGATCTGAAACATGATGTGAAGGGTGTTCTTTCAATGGCGAACTCCGGTCCGAATACCAACGGATCTCAATTTTTCATTACTCAGGTACCAACACCCTGGCTGGACGGTAAACATACCATATTCGGGAAAGTAGTGAACGGTGTTGAAGTGATAGATACAATAGCAGCTGTAGAAAAAGGACCACAGGATAAGCCTAAAACAGACGTTGTACTGGAGAAAGTTTCCATCTTCAGCAAAGGCGACAGCTATAAGAACTACGATGCAGCAAAACTTTTTGAAACTGGTAAGGATAAAATTCAGGAAAATAACAAGGTCTACCTTAGCAAAATGGAGGAGGAAAAGGCAAAAAAAGAAGCTGAGTTCAAAGCCAATCAGCAAAGACTGGTTGATGAGATGGCAGCCGGTATGCAAAAAACTGCTTCCGGTCTTTACTATAAGATCACTAAAACTGCTGCGGGCAAGGAGCCAAAAGCAGGTGATATGGTAGCCGTACATTACGCCGGCCGCCTGGTGGACGGAACAGAATTCGACAGCTCTTACAAAAGAAATCAGCCACTGGAATTTCCGGTAGGAACAGGACGTGTAATAAAAGGTTGGGACGAAGGTATCCTGATGCTAAAGGAGGGTGAAACCGCCACTCTGCTTATTCCTTCGGAACTTGCCTACGGACCGAACGGTGCAGGTGGTGTAATTCCGCCAAATGCATGGTTGGTTTTCGATGTGGAACTGGTGAAGATCAAGTAA
- the mnmD gene encoding tRNA (5-methylaminomethyl-2-thiouridine)(34)-methyltransferase MnmD yields MKREVKVTSDGSKTLFINELNEGYHSHHGALQEAKHVFIDNGLKLVNDYEINILELGFGTGLNVLVTIDEFLKTDKNHKINFYTLEKYPITEAEIKELDYSDLFSNSELQEMYLKIHESDWEVPVEILPNFSLQKIQVDFHALPSVEIPKINLVYYDCFGARVQPDLWEESLFASVAEKMSEGGLLTTYSSKGSVRRILKALDFEVEKKAGPPGKREMLIAWKNSLTKK; encoded by the coding sequence TTGAAAAGAGAGGTTAAAGTCACATCTGACGGCAGTAAGACACTGTTTATCAATGAATTGAATGAAGGCTATCATTCACATCACGGTGCGCTTCAGGAAGCAAAACACGTATTTATTGATAATGGACTAAAATTAGTTAATGATTACGAAATTAATATTTTAGAACTGGGTTTTGGAACAGGATTGAACGTTTTAGTCACTATTGATGAGTTTTTAAAAACTGACAAAAATCATAAAATAAACTTTTATACCCTTGAAAAATATCCCATAACTGAAGCGGAGATTAAAGAGTTGGACTACAGTGACCTTTTTTCAAACAGTGAACTGCAGGAAATGTACCTTAAAATTCATGAATCCGACTGGGAAGTTCCTGTTGAAATTCTGCCGAATTTCAGTCTTCAGAAAATACAGGTTGATTTCCACGCTTTGCCTTCGGTTGAAATCCCTAAAATCAATTTAGTATATTACGACTGTTTCGGCGCACGTGTGCAGCCGGATCTTTGGGAGGAATCTCTATTTGCATCTGTGGCCGAAAAAATGTCTGAAGGCGGACTATTAACGACCTATTCCAGCAAAGGTTCTGTGCGCCGTATCTTAAAGGCCCTGGATTTTGAAGTGGAGAAGAAAGCCGGACCGCCGGGAAAACGTGAGATGCTCATCGCCTGGAAAAACTCATTAACAAAAAAATAA
- the rpe gene encoding ribulose-phosphate 3-epimerase: MKNKMIAPSLLSADFGNLERDINMLNNSQADWLHIDIMDGRFVPNISFGFPVMKTVQQHAKKFVDVHLMIVEPEKYVEEFITHGADLVSVHYEACVHLHRTIRLIQDSGAKAGVVLNPSTPVLMLEDIISEVDLVLLMSVNPGFGGQKFIENTYKKISETKDLILNNNSTALIQVDGGVNLDNASRLFDAGADVLVAGNAVFSSENPEKTIELLKI; this comes from the coding sequence ATGAAAAACAAGATGATTGCCCCTTCCCTGCTGTCCGCAGATTTCGGAAATCTGGAAAGGGATATTAATATGCTGAACAATTCCCAGGCAGACTGGCTGCATATCGATATTATGGACGGCCGCTTTGTACCCAATATCTCCTTTGGTTTCCCGGTGATGAAGACGGTGCAGCAGCATGCAAAAAAGTTTGTGGATGTACACCTGATGATTGTTGAGCCGGAAAAATATGTTGAAGAATTCATTACACACGGCGCCGACCTGGTTTCAGTACATTATGAAGCATGCGTGCATTTGCACCGTACCATCAGACTTATCCAGGACAGCGGTGCCAAGGCGGGCGTAGTGCTGAATCCCTCAACACCCGTTCTGATGCTGGAAGATATTATCTCTGAAGTGGACCTGGTATTGCTGATGAGTGTGAATCCAGGATTCGGCGGTCAGAAATTCATAGAAAACACCTACAAGAAAATTTCTGAAACCAAAGACCTTATTCTTAACAACAATTCCACAGCTCTTATTCAGGTAGACGGCGGTGTAAACCTGGACAATGCATCCAGACTGTTTGACGCTGGTGCCGATGTGCTTGTGGCCGGTAACGCTGTTTTCAGCAGTGAAAACCCTGAAAAAACGATAGAACTTCTGAAGATTTAG
- a CDS encoding chorismate mutase, which produces MQLTDINNDWISQFNHPLIIAGPCSAESETQMLETAGRMKESGASVSVFRAGIWKPRTKPNGFEGVGTIGLGWLRKVKEEFGYKTATEVANMHHVQAAVNADVDILWIGARTTVNPFAVQEIADALKGTDRIVLVKNPVNPDLALWVGALERLAGAGIQHLGAIHRGFSTYRKTNYRNIPNWQIALDFKNQLPNIPLIIDPSHICGNRTGLSSVAQEALNLGYQGVMIETHCNPDEAWSDARQQITPETLAALLKGLIVRNEECAGFDEELERYRTLISDVDYQVIDLLSQRMKLSEKIGMLKSDNNLTVFQPDRWKAVTEYAKRKAEETGMSQEFIERIFKTIHEQSVVVQNDIMKSK; this is translated from the coding sequence ATGCAGTTAACCGATATAAATAACGACTGGATTTCACAGTTCAATCATCCGCTAATCATCGCAGGGCCCTGCAGCGCCGAGAGTGAGACCCAAATGCTGGAAACTGCCGGCCGGATGAAAGAATCCGGGGCTTCGGTCTCTGTATTTCGTGCCGGTATCTGGAAACCGCGTACCAAACCTAACGGCTTTGAAGGCGTGGGAACCATTGGCTTGGGCTGGCTGAGGAAAGTAAAGGAAGAATTCGGCTACAAGACTGCAACCGAGGTGGCCAATATGCATCATGTACAGGCAGCCGTAAATGCGGATGTAGATATTCTTTGGATTGGCGCACGCACCACTGTAAATCCTTTTGCTGTGCAGGAAATTGCCGATGCTTTGAAAGGTACAGACCGGATCGTGCTGGTTAAGAATCCCGTAAATCCCGACCTGGCTCTATGGGTTGGCGCGCTGGAGCGCCTTGCCGGTGCCGGTATCCAACATCTTGGGGCTATACACCGCGGATTCTCCACGTACAGGAAAACAAACTACCGCAATATTCCCAACTGGCAGATTGCGCTTGATTTTAAAAACCAGTTGCCCAATATTCCGCTGATAATCGATCCCTCCCACATTTGCGGTAACCGTACCGGACTGTCGTCAGTAGCTCAGGAAGCCCTGAATTTGGGATATCAGGGCGTGATGATCGAGACTCACTGCAATCCGGACGAAGCCTGGAGCGACGCGAGGCAACAGATTACACCGGAAACCCTCGCCGCGCTGTTGAAAGGACTTATTGTCAGGAATGAGGAGTGTGCGGGTTTTGACGAGGAACTTGAAAGGTACCGCACCCTTATTTCTGACGTAGATTATCAGGTCATTGATCTACTTTCGCAACGGATGAAACTTTCTGAAAAAATCGGAATGCTGAAGAGTGACAATAACCTGACCGTTTTTCAGCCTGACCGCTGGAAAGCCGTTACAGAATACGCTAAAAGGAAAGCTGAAGAAACGGGAATGTCGCAGGAATTTATCGAACGCATATTCAAGACCATTCATGAGCAGTCTGTAGTGGTGCAGAATGACATCATGAAAAGCAAATAA
- the rsgA gene encoding ribosome small subunit-dependent GTPase A, producing the protein MKGLVIKSTGSWYQVMEHDTRQVYEARIRGKFKLIKTRLTNPLAVGDHVEFQLEKDSVAWITKIETRRNYLIRKSVNLSKEAHIIASNIDIACFIYTLKFPETSLGFLDRFLACCEAYNIEPLILMSKMDTLNEDEAEIIRNIEEMYHNIGYETLQVSSYTKLNLDLLQQRLKDRVSVFFGHSGAGKSTLVNAFQPGLNLKTSEISETHLKGKHTTTFAQMHFWDFGGSVIDTPGVREFAMIDVLKEEVQHYFPDIFRKSDECKFYNCLHINEPKCAVLAGLETGEIEETRYSTYLKLMEEADALEQEGF; encoded by the coding sequence ATGAAAGGACTTGTGATAAAATCCACCGGCAGCTGGTATCAGGTGATGGAGCATGACACCAGGCAGGTGTACGAGGCGCGGATCAGAGGTAAGTTTAAACTCATAAAAACACGATTAACGAATCCTTTGGCCGTGGGGGACCATGTGGAGTTTCAGCTGGAAAAGGACAGTGTAGCCTGGATCACAAAAATTGAAACCCGCCGCAATTACCTGATCCGGAAGTCTGTAAACCTTTCAAAAGAAGCACATATCATTGCATCCAATATTGATATTGCCTGTTTTATCTATACGCTAAAGTTTCCGGAGACATCCCTGGGTTTTCTGGACCGTTTCCTGGCTTGCTGCGAAGCGTATAATATTGAGCCACTCATCCTGATGAGTAAGATGGATACCCTGAACGAAGATGAAGCGGAAATAATCCGGAACATTGAAGAGATGTACCACAATATTGGCTACGAAACGCTTCAGGTGTCCTCTTATACCAAACTGAATCTGGATTTGCTGCAGCAGAGGCTTAAAGACAGGGTTTCGGTATTCTTCGGACATTCAGGTGCCGGAAAGTCTACTTTAGTCAATGCTTTTCAGCCCGGTTTGAACCTTAAAACCTCGGAAATTTCCGAAACTCATCTGAAAGGTAAACATACGACCACTTTCGCACAGATGCATTTTTGGGATTTTGGCGGAAGCGTAATCGATACGCCCGGTGTACGGGAGTTCGCTATGATTGATGTACTTAAGGAGGAGGTGCAGCACTATTTTCCGGATATCTTCCGGAAGTCGGATGAATGCAAGTTCTATAACTGTCTGCACATCAATGAACCAAAATGTGCGGTTTTAGCAGGCCTTGAGACTGGTGAAATCGAAGAAACCAGGTATTCCACCTATCTCAAACTCATGGAGGAAGCAGATGCGCTGGAGCAGGAAGGTTTTTAG
- the dnaX gene encoding DNA polymerase III subunit gamma/tau has translation MENFVVSARKYRPQEFDTVVGQTHITDTLEHAIEENQLAQALLFCGPRGVGKTTCARILARKINERDGATSEDGFTYNIHELDAASNNSVDDIRELIDQVRFAPQVGTYKVYIIDEVHMLSSAAFNAFLKTLEEPPAHAIFILATTEKHKIIPTILSRCQIYDFKRITIEDIQQHLRKIAEAENIRYDDDALYLVAQKADGALRDALSIFDRLSTFTQKNITLQKAAEVLNILDYDQYLTVADLAHENKIPEILTAFNEIVKKGFDPHLFIAGLGSHFRDLMMAQNPVTLSLIEVGEKTKERFGAQSQKWTPQQLIDGIEICNHADINYKNSKNPRLMVEIALMQLASLTAANNSVKKKNS, from the coding sequence ATGGAAAACTTCGTTGTTTCAGCCCGAAAATACCGTCCGCAGGAGTTTGATACTGTTGTTGGGCAGACGCATATTACGGACACACTGGAGCATGCCATAGAAGAAAACCAGCTTGCCCAGGCACTGCTTTTCTGCGGTCCGCGTGGGGTGGGCAAGACCACTTGCGCCAGGATTCTGGCCCGCAAGATCAACGAAAGAGATGGTGCCACTTCGGAAGATGGCTTTACCTACAATATCCATGAACTTGATGCCGCTTCCAATAATTCGGTAGATGATATTCGCGAGCTGATAGACCAGGTACGTTTCGCACCACAGGTTGGTACCTACAAGGTGTATATCATAGACGAGGTGCATATGCTTTCGTCTGCCGCTTTTAACGCCTTCCTAAAAACCCTGGAGGAACCGCCCGCGCACGCGATCTTTATTCTGGCTACCACAGAGAAGCATAAAATCATACCGACGATTCTATCCAGATGTCAGATTTATGATTTCAAAAGGATAACCATTGAGGATATCCAGCAGCACCTTCGCAAGATTGCTGAAGCTGAAAACATCCGGTATGATGACGACGCACTTTACCTGGTAGCGCAAAAAGCCGATGGTGCCCTGCGTGATGCATTATCCATCTTTGACAGGCTCTCCACCTTTACCCAGAAAAATATTACGCTCCAGAAAGCGGCTGAAGTCCTTAATATCCTGGATTATGACCAGTATCTTACTGTTGCCGACCTTGCGCACGAAAATAAGATTCCTGAGATTCTCACCGCCTTTAACGAAATTGTAAAAAAGGGATTTGACCCGCATCTTTTCATCGCCGGATTGGGCAGCCATTTCCGCGATCTTATGATGGCGCAGAATCCTGTTACGCTTTCACTTATTGAAGTAGGCGAGAAGACGAAGGAACGTTTCGGCGCCCAGAGCCAGAAATGGACGCCGCAGCAGCTTATTGACGGCATTGAAATCTGTAACCATGCAGATATTAACTATAAAAATTCGAAGAATCCCAGGCTGATGGTGGAGATTGCTTTGATGCAGCTTGCCAGCCTAACCGCAGCAAATAATTCCGTCAAAAAAAAAAATTCCTGA
- a CDS encoding M28 family peptidase, with the protein MKKTLIIIPLFLGGILFSQRKPSSQPKTDFAGEFRRISDEIMLNSNAYENLRELVKGIGPRFAATPAYDKAVVWAEKKFAENGGSNIRRQDVMVPVWERGRESVQIKTAGGNWKSIPALALGTSEGTGGKDLTGEIIFAKDLAEFSQMFPSDVKDKIVFFNYAFDQTIINPNEAYLIAGKYRWSTPSLASRKGAKAVLTRSATSASDDLPHTGSVYYDVLDKNRIPALSIGARSADELEQLVKKQPVMVKINTTSATKGEKINHNVIAEIPGNKDNSVIVIGAHLDSWDISEGAHDNGAGVVQVLEVLRVFKKLDIKNRHTLRFVLFANEENGVHGGETYAAAVKKSGEKHIFAIESDAGGYSPRGISLDMIPQRRRLVFAWKNFFLPYGVYDFTQETSGQDIAPLKKLGIPLAELVPDMQRYFDIHHTSQDTFDKVNRRELNLGAVAMAQMVYMIDQNW; encoded by the coding sequence ATGAAGAAAACCCTAATAATCATTCCACTCTTTTTGGGTGGAATTTTATTTTCTCAGCGTAAGCCTTCATCCCAGCCAAAAACGGATTTCGCCGGCGAATTCCGCAGGATTTCCGATGAAATTATGCTGAACAGCAATGCGTATGAGAACCTGCGCGAACTTGTGAAAGGAATTGGCCCCCGCTTTGCCGCGACGCCCGCCTACGACAAAGCTGTTGTTTGGGCCGAAAAAAAATTTGCAGAGAACGGCGGTTCCAATATTCGCAGACAGGATGTGATGGTGCCTGTTTGGGAGCGCGGCCGCGAAAGCGTTCAGATAAAAACGGCGGGCGGGAACTGGAAAAGCATACCGGCACTGGCTTTGGGTACCTCTGAGGGTACGGGAGGAAAAGACTTAACCGGTGAAATCATTTTCGCCAAAGACCTGGCAGAATTTTCACAGATGTTTCCAAGCGATGTAAAGGACAAAATTGTTTTCTTTAATTACGCGTTCGACCAAACTATCATTAACCCAAATGAAGCCTATCTTATTGCAGGCAAGTACCGCTGGTCCACACCCTCTCTGGCCAGCCGCAAAGGAGCCAAAGCAGTACTTACCCGTTCGGCAACCTCCGCTTCAGACGATCTGCCCCATACCGGAAGTGTATATTACGACGTACTGGACAAGAACAGGATTCCGGCACTGTCAATTGGTGCACGCAGCGCCGATGAACTGGAACAGTTAGTTAAGAAACAGCCTGTCATGGTTAAGATTAACACCACCTCCGCTACAAAAGGCGAAAAGATTAATCATAACGTGATTGCTGAAATTCCGGGGAATAAGGACAACAGTGTCATCGTGATAGGTGCACATCTGGATTCCTGGGATATTTCCGAAGGAGCACATGACAATGGTGCAGGTGTGGTGCAGGTACTGGAAGTACTTCGCGTCTTTAAAAAACTTGATATCAAGAACAGACATACTTTACGTTTCGTTCTTTTTGCCAATGAAGAAAACGGCGTTCATGGCGGCGAGACATATGCTGCTGCCGTTAAGAAATCAGGCGAAAAACATATCTTTGCGATAGAGAGCGATGCCGGCGGATATTCTCCACGCGGGATTTCACTGGACATGATTCCGCAGCGGCGCAGGCTGGTCTTTGCCTGGAAAAACTTTTTCCTGCCTTACGGAGTGTACGATTTTACGCAGGAAACTTCCGGACAGGACATAGCGCCACTGAAAAAGCTGGGTATACCTTTGGCAGAACTGGTTCCGGATATGCAGCGCTATTTCGATATCCACCATACCAGTCAGGATACTTTTGATAAAGTAAACCGGCGTGAATTAAACCTCGGCGCCGTGGCTATGGCTCAAATGGTTTATATGATCGACCAGAACTGGTAG
- a CDS encoding M28 family peptidase, protein MNFSKKSLKFLESYLNQSSPTGYEHDGQKIWMDYIKPYVDKIDFDHYGTCYGIVNPEAPFKVVIEAHADEISWYVNYITDDGLIYVIRNGGSDQMIAPSKVVHIHGEKGIVKGVFGWPAIHTRGISSDEPVPKLENIFIDCGATSKKEVEELGVFVGCMITYPDEFFELNDRYFVCRALDNRIGGFMIAEVARMLKENGNKLPFGLYITNSVQEEVGLYGAHMIAETLKPNIAIVTDVTHDTTTPMIEKKKEGDQKCGDGPVVFYAPSVHHNIRQLIVDTAKLKEIPFQRAAASRATGTDTDAFAHSNGGVPSALISLPLRYMHTTVEMVSKEDVANVIQLIYETLLRIEPEMNLKYHAK, encoded by the coding sequence ATGAATTTCAGCAAGAAATCTCTTAAGTTTTTAGAATCTTACCTAAACCAATCATCCCCAACGGGTTACGAACATGACGGGCAAAAAATATGGATGGACTACATAAAGCCTTATGTTGATAAAATTGATTTTGACCATTACGGAACCTGCTATGGCATCGTAAATCCTGAAGCTCCCTTCAAAGTTGTGATTGAAGCCCATGCCGATGAAATTTCCTGGTACGTTAATTATATCACTGACGACGGACTTATCTATGTAATCCGCAACGGCGGGTCGGACCAGATGATTGCCCCCTCCAAAGTGGTACACATTCACGGTGAAAAGGGAATAGTGAAAGGGGTTTTCGGATGGCCGGCTATTCACACTAGAGGTATCAGCTCAGATGAGCCGGTTCCAAAACTTGAAAATATATTCATTGACTGTGGTGCTACTTCGAAAAAAGAAGTGGAAGAACTCGGTGTTTTTGTAGGCTGTATGATTACCTATCCGGATGAATTCTTTGAGCTTAATGACCGCTATTTCGTTTGCCGTGCCCTGGACAACAGGATTGGCGGCTTTATGATCGCGGAAGTTGCTCGCATGCTGAAGGAAAACGGAAACAAGTTGCCCTTCGGTCTTTACATCACCAATTCAGTACAGGAAGAAGTGGGACTGTACGGCGCACATATGATTGCGGAAACACTGAAGCCCAACATCGCCATTGTAACAGATGTGACGCACGACACCACCACGCCGATGATTGAGAAGAAGAAGGAAGGTGACCAAAAATGTGGTGACGGACCGGTGGTATTTTATGCGCCAAGTGTTCACCACAACATCCGCCAACTTATTGTGGATACCGCCAAACTGAAGGAAATACCGTTCCAGCGTGCCGCTGCCAGCCGTGCAACAGGAACCGATACCGACGCCTTTGCCCATTCTAACGGTGGTGTACCGTCGGCTTTGATTTCTTTACCGCTGCGCTATATGCATACCACGGTAGAGATGGTATCTAAAGAAGATGTAGCCAATGTGATACAGCTCATCTACGAAACCTTACTCCGCATAGAACCTGAAATGAACCTGAAATATCACGCTAAGTAA
- a CDS encoding DUF4294 domain-containing protein, producing MKIYQTLLVFLLFVTVSVKAQDTVMVKPLSEYPQDQLKVDEFGQKYFYDEKQKAKIYEINGETVVIMDELVLRKGPGFNNQLDRNYYFFLNKKLARVYPLFVTALAQYNGIQSDIANMDRNSQKKYIRERQSNLANQYEKQLRDLTTTEGRVFAKLMHRGTGKTVFEIIKELRGGWSAFWWNVKGNIAEVDIKEPYDPYRNRTDLYIESLLHSNWNYGYLQPYPGALHYKVRK from the coding sequence ATGAAAATATATCAGACCCTTTTGGTCTTTCTTCTCTTTGTTACCGTATCGGTGAAGGCGCAGGATACGGTTATGGTAAAGCCTTTAAGTGAATATCCCCAGGATCAGCTTAAGGTAGATGAATTCGGACAGAAATACTTCTATGATGAAAAGCAGAAGGCTAAAATTTATGAAATCAACGGCGAAACTGTGGTGATCATGGATGAACTGGTCCTGAGAAAGGGGCCCGGATTTAACAATCAACTGGACCGTAATTATTACTTTTTCCTGAATAAGAAACTGGCCCGCGTCTATCCTCTTTTTGTTACAGCACTTGCGCAGTACAATGGAATCCAGAGTGATATCGCGAACATGGACCGGAACTCACAGAAGAAATATATCCGGGAACGCCAGTCGAATCTTGCAAACCAGTACGAAAAGCAGCTGCGCGATCTGACAACCACTGAAGGTCGTGTTTTTGCGAAGCTGATGCACCGTGGCACGGGAAAAACGGTTTTTGAGATTATTAAGGAACTTCGCGGGGGTTGGAGCGCCTTCTGGTGGAATGTGAAGGGCAATATTGCCGAAGTTGATATAAAGGAGCCTTATGACCCTTACCGCAACCGTACCGATTTGTATATAGAGTCACTGCTGCATTCCAACTGGAATTACGGCTACCTGCAGCCCTATCCCGGTGCTCTACATTATAAGGTCAGAAAATGA
- a CDS encoding nucleoside-diphosphate kinase produces MSGITFTMIKPDAVADGHIGAILGKIAEAGFKIKALKLTQLTLSDAKKFYEVHSERPFYGELVEFMSSGPIVAAVLEKDNAVEDFRTLIGATNPADAAEGTIRKMFARSVGENAVHGSDSDENALIEAQFHFSGREIF; encoded by the coding sequence ATGTCAGGAATCACATTTACGATGATCAAGCCAGATGCAGTTGCAGACGGGCACATAGGCGCAATTTTAGGAAAAATTGCTGAAGCCGGATTCAAAATAAAAGCATTGAAGCTTACTCAGCTTACTCTGAGTGATGCTAAGAAATTTTACGAAGTTCACAGCGAGCGTCCTTTTTACGGAGAACTTGTGGAATTTATGAGTTCAGGTCCTATTGTTGCTGCGGTTTTGGAGAAGGATAATGCGGTTGAAGATTTCAGAACGCTTATTGGTGCTACCAACCCTGCTGATGCTGCAGAAGGTACCATCAGAAAAATGTTCGCAAGAAGTGTAGGCGAGAACGCGGTACATGGTTCAGATTCTGATGAAAATGCACTTATTGAAGCTCAGTTCCATTTTTCAGGCAGAGAAATATTCTAA
- a CDS encoding NUDIX hydrolase, with the protein MINKTNVRIYACAVKDRSVLVLHEEYAGQHLMKFPGGGLEYGEGVLDCLHREFEEELNAKIRIIEHLYTQENFEVSRFRDNEQLLTIYYIVEIVDETDFLILDPCIEKVEWLSIDSENIFPLPIDRIAFEKLREKMTSNHFLTL; encoded by the coding sequence ATGATCAACAAAACCAACGTCCGCATCTATGCCTGTGCAGTTAAAGACCGAAGTGTACTTGTACTACATGAAGAGTACGCAGGCCAACACCTGATGAAGTTCCCCGGCGGCGGACTGGAGTATGGCGAAGGCGTTCTGGACTGCCTTCACCGCGAATTTGAAGAGGAACTGAATGCGAAGATCCGGATCATAGAACACTTATATACCCAGGAAAACTTTGAGGTTTCGCGGTTCCGCGACAATGAGCAGCTGCTTACCATCTACTACATCGTGGAGATAGTGGACGAAACTGACTTTCTTATTCTGGATCCCTGTATTGAAAAAGTGGAATGGTTGTCTATAGACTCGGAGAATATCTTCCCCCTGCCTATCGATAGGATTGCCTTTGAAAAGTTAAGGGAGAAAATGACCAGCAATCATTTTCTGACCTTATAA